One region of Girardinichthys multiradiatus isolate DD_20200921_A chromosome 1, DD_fGirMul_XY1, whole genome shotgun sequence genomic DNA includes:
- the LOC124872373 gene encoding leucine-rich repeat and transmembrane domain-containing protein 1 encodes MRVVLVFALLSSLPLSHACPKECSCNSNTKVVDCRGRGLYDIPRRLLSDTQELYLQDNRIRGLGSVAFKEIPLVRILDLSNNSITAISPTALLGLRTLQRLSLAYNSIRELDKRLLGPIRSLSHLDLSHNSLRGLPGAMGDSLKNLSYLGLANNRLARLDRSVLDAMTHLDSLTLRGNPWRCDCQLIGLKLWLETYLFKGGVVDEVLCIQPEEMKDKDLQKIPYQLFHACMTTSYHYLFANIHHLESEKLLRGHTHGNHAHPSSHSLHVPMVIGEGFGGGGGGGGGGGGGIAECETKQKHRPVNLRHAIATVIITGVVCGIVCLMMLAAAVYGCAYAAIMAKYQRELKKNEELATAQGADHATADEKEPLENAIA; translated from the exons ATGAGAG TGGTTTTGGTGTTTGCCCTCCTCTCCTCCCTGCCTTTGTCACATGCCTGTCCAAAAGAGTGCAGCTGCAACAGCAACACCAAAGTGGTGGACTGCCGGGGACGAGGCCTCTATGACATCCCTCGCCGACTACTTTCAGACACACAGGAACTGTATCTTCAAGATAACCGTATCAGGGGACTGGGATCAGTGGCTTTCAAGGAAATACCTCTCGTCCGCATTCTCGATTTGTCTAATAACTCCATAACAGCTATTTCACCGACTGCTCTACTTGGTCTGAGAACTCTGCAGCGCCTCAGCCTGGCATACAACAGCATCAGAGAGCTCGACAAACGGCTGCTGGGACCTATACGCTCACTTTCCCACCTTGACCTCTCACACAACAG cctGCGGGGTTTGCCGGGAGCCATGGGAGACAGTCTGAAAAACCTCAGCTACCTGGGGTTAGCAAACAACAGGCTAGCAAGACTGGATCGCTCGGTGTTGGATGCCATGACCCACCTGGACAGCCTTACACTACGAGGCAACCCCTGGAGGTGTGATTGCCAGCTTATTGGCCTCAAACTCTGGCTGGAAACCTACCTCTTTAAAG GTGGAGTTGTGGATGAAGTTCTCTGCATTCAACCAGAAGAAATGAAGGATAAGGACTTGCAAAAAATTCCATATCAGTTGTTTCATGCATGTATGACTACAAGCTACCATTACCTATTTGCCAACATACACCATCTAGAGTCTGAGAAGCTACTGAGAGGCCACACCCATGGCAACCATGCCCATCCCTCCAGCCACTCTCTCCATGTCCCCATGGTGATAGGTGAGGGTTttggtggaggaggtggaggtggaggaggagggggagggggTATCGCAGAGTGTGAAACTAAACAGAAGCACCGCCCTGTCAACCTGCGCCATGCCATTGCCACGGTGATCATTACAGGTGTAGTGTGTGGGATTGTGTGTCTGATGATGCTAGCTGCAGCAGTGTATGGATGTGCCTATGCTGCAATCATGGCCAAATATCAGCGTGAATTAAAGAAGAATGAGGAGCTGGCTACAGCACAGGGGGCAGATCATGCCACAGCAGATGAAAAAGAACCATTGGAGAACGCTATTGCCTAA